From the Streptomyces sp. SN-593 genome, the window GTCGTAGACAGTGAAGGTGTCCATCGGAGCCATGGGCTTGCATCCCGCAATGGGGATGACACCGAGCTTCACATTCGGCAGATGGGTCAATGAGGCCACCCGGTCGATCTGCATCGCCATCGCGGCCGGGGGCAGGATTGGCCACCTCACGGCCTGTTCGGTGAGGATGAAGACGAACCGCTTCTTCGTATCGTAAAGAACCTCCTGCCGCTCCAACTTCCTCGCAATCGTCTTGGTGACATCAGCCGGTGAATGGGAAAGGCTGGCCCGGATGTACTCAGGAGTGGACAGGAGCCCCGTAATCATCGAGAGCAGGAAGAAGCGGAACTCGGTAGAGGAGGATTCAAGCGCGGCAAGTTCGGTCTGCTTCTTCTCCAGCCCCCTTCGCCGCAGCGAGCGCAGGTCTTGCCACTCGGTATTGGCCAGCCTCGCGAGGGCAATGACCTCCTCGATGACCTCGGGCGGAGCGACGACAGCCCGGAGGATTCTCTCCAGGTCGAGCAGGCTCGGTTGCGCTTTCCCGTTCTCGATCCGACTGATCTTCGATTGGGACATGTTGCAACGCCGAGCGAGCCGGTCCCCAGTGAGGCCGGCTCGATTGCGTAGTTCTTTCAGCAGGGCGGCCAATTCTTGCTCAGGCTGCCCCAACTGTTCAGGGTCGAACGTCACCCGCTCACGTACTCCAGGAATGGAACCGACTC encodes:
- a CDS encoding helix-turn-helix domain-containing protein; translation: MTFDPEQLGQPEQELAALLKELRNRAGLTGDRLARRCNMSQSKISRIENGKAQPSLLDLERILRAVVAPPEVIEEVIALARLANTEWQDLRSLRRRGLEKKQTELAALESSSTEFRFFLLSMITGLLSTPEYIRASLSHSPADVTKTIARKLERQEVLYDTKKRFVFILTEQAVRWPILPPAAMAMQIDRVASLTHLPNVKLGVIPIAGCKPMAPMDTFTVYDNTLATVENTTGVVILRDPRDIEMHVELFSALEGYALFGAEARALLTEWAAACRS